From candidate division TA06 bacterium, the proteins below share one genomic window:
- a CDS encoding DUF711 family protein, which produces MKIRTITTFSNLSYPAKPDELENIASFNKRAKRLLEDRGFEVQETRIATNFFEGARLNLSYEDVLPWVINIQSICDSCGIDFVSLGTIRPGVKPSVYELIPEIISETETVSLCVSLTLPGRGPVAHAVREAAAAIKRISERTERGAGNFRFGVVANCPPFVPFFPSGYHDGGHPHFSVGFESGGSLYAVAHQAPNAEAAVAILLGEMEFELEKVGAACEELSRSERIDFAGADISLNPGVLETESICLAVEKLAGGTLGCSGTLRIVAMLVDALGKVEIDMCGYSGIFLPVLEDYGLVKRANEGKMSLALLLAISAVCGAGLDAIPLPGDISLEKLEAILFDVAALSSRTGKPLSARLLPAPGKGVGEKTEFGIPFLIDCATIAP; this is translated from the coding sequence ATGAAAATCCGAACAATAACGACGTTCAGTAACCTGTCATACCCGGCCAAACCCGATGAGTTGGAGAATATTGCGAGTTTCAACAAAAGGGCAAAGCGGCTCCTGGAGGATCGAGGATTTGAGGTGCAGGAGACGCGGATTGCCACCAACTTCTTCGAGGGTGCCAGGCTGAATCTGAGTTACGAGGATGTGCTTCCGTGGGTGATCAACATCCAATCCATCTGTGACAGCTGTGGCATCGACTTCGTCAGCCTGGGGACGATAAGACCCGGAGTGAAGCCATCAGTCTACGAACTGATACCTGAGATAATATCTGAGACAGAAACCGTTTCTCTTTGTGTTTCTCTGACTCTGCCCGGTAGAGGGCCAGTCGCACACGCGGTCAGAGAGGCTGCGGCGGCGATTAAGCGAATCTCAGAGCGGACTGAGCGTGGGGCTGGAAATTTCAGATTCGGGGTTGTTGCCAACTGCCCTCCTTTCGTTCCCTTCTTTCCTTCGGGGTACCACGACGGTGGGCATCCCCATTTTTCGGTAGGGTTCGAGTCTGGGGGCAGCCTCTATGCTGTTGCCCACCAGGCACCAAACGCAGAGGCCGCAGTTGCTATTCTCCTGGGAGAGATGGAGTTTGAGTTGGAAAAGGTCGGGGCAGCTTGTGAAGAGCTTTCCAGATCGGAAAGGATTGACTTTGCGGGAGCGGACATTTCTTTGAACCCCGGAGTTCTGGAGACGGAGAGCATCTGCTTGGCTGTGGAGAAGCTTGCAGGAGGAACGCTCGGGTGCTCCGGGACGCTAAGGATAGTGGCCATGCTGGTTGATGCTTTGGGCAAAGTGGAAATCGACATGTGTGGATATTCTGGCATTTTTCTTCCGGTCCTGGAGGACTATGGTCTAGTTAAAAGGGCGAATGAAGGAAAAATGAGCCTTGCGCTTCTTCTGGCCATATCTGCGGTATGTGGCGCGGGGTTGGATGCTATCCCACTGCCTGGAGATATTTCACTCGAAAAACTCGAGGCGATTCTCTTTGATGTTGCTGCTCTGAGTTCAAGAACAGGCAAGCCTCTATCAGCAAGACTCCTTCCAGCTCCCGGGAAAGGGGTTGGGGAGAAGACCGAGTTTGGCATTCCGTTTCTTATAGATTGCGCTACTATTGCACCTTGA
- a CDS encoding SH3 domain-containing protein: MSGTPVSAMINSTRTMITLGRFLAFLLLCSGLLNPPTVGASADPDEQIICGGIVIAEKALLRSEPDSGSAVIKKLQFGTPFYSLGDPEVPKRSNRRDYPGREPPPWFHVLLPDSTTYGWIAGTEGREAVFVYTGLEGPDFHLLWYIGSRRDDFAYQRYLVGLRSLHEKNYETAERLFRQLLDNQPEVEIRYYDNYILTRGSARTGASMGLAIMYRSMREYEKALEHYEMIVSDSTIPTEARAKAGLMMIRIYDHDLRDHDSGLQTAYRIMVAFPGQPTNGFEHYGKADVEAGEYAFRMLSEEPPSPPELLIHGHKMIGLASDPTVKMIGHVLLCKGYRRQKEYERLKDTAMQAVLRWPTATGAGYKEDMRVDYSREVLELVVESLTEDLDDYDQALAFCEELISETEHPTLHKNLLCARARLLDVLQTSKEAVVSAYQECNHWRVRKRLNTILSFQEYEAIISVGQVAVKSRPARQAKDLFILSKRNRVTVLYEDPKRYDQEDWLKIQASGDRIGWVERSTFTPE; this comes from the coding sequence ATGTCTGGCACACCAGTTTCTGCGATGATAAATTCGACAAGAACGATGATCACACTTGGAAGGTTCTTAGCATTTCTCCTATTGTGCTCCGGCCTTCTGAATCCCCCAACAGTCGGTGCGAGCGCAGACCCGGACGAGCAGATAATCTGCGGTGGAATCGTCATTGCGGAAAAGGCGTTGCTTCGCTCGGAACCCGACAGTGGTTCAGCGGTCATTAAGAAGCTCCAGTTCGGCACACCCTTCTACAGCCTTGGCGATCCCGAAGTGCCCAAGAGGTCGAACAGAAGGGACTATCCTGGGCGGGAACCGCCTCCGTGGTTTCACGTGCTTCTTCCCGATAGCACCACCTATGGCTGGATTGCAGGCACAGAAGGCAGGGAAGCTGTGTTCGTGTATACAGGTCTTGAAGGTCCTGATTTCCACCTCCTCTGGTACATAGGTTCCCGACGAGATGATTTTGCCTACCAGAGATATCTTGTCGGCCTGAGGTCTCTGCATGAGAAAAACTATGAGACTGCGGAGCGTCTATTCAGACAACTTCTAGACAATCAGCCTGAAGTCGAGATACGATACTACGATAACTACATATTGACTAGGGGTAGCGCAAGAACAGGTGCCTCAATGGGCCTGGCGATAATGTACAGGTCTATGAGGGAATACGAGAAAGCTCTTGAACACTACGAGATGATTGTTTCGGACAGCACCATTCCTACCGAGGCAAGAGCTAAAGCCGGGTTGATGATGATAAGGATCTATGATCACGATCTGCGAGACCACGATTCGGGCCTGCAGACTGCCTACCGGATAATGGTTGCATTCCCAGGACAACCGACAAACGGCTTTGAGCACTACGGCAAGGCTGATGTTGAAGCGGGGGAATATGCCTTTCGCATGTTGAGTGAGGAGCCACCAAGCCCCCCCGAGCTCCTTATTCACGGTCACAAAATGATAGGTCTTGCGTCGGATCCGACAGTGAAGATGATTGGACATGTCCTACTCTGTAAAGGGTATAGAAGACAGAAAGAGTATGAAAGGTTGAAGGATACTGCAATGCAGGCAGTGCTCCGGTGGCCAACCGCTACTGGTGCGGGCTACAAGGAGGACATGCGCGTTGACTACTCCCGGGAGGTTCTTGAGCTAGTAGTCGAATCACTGACTGAAGACCTTGATGACTACGATCAAGCACTCGCTTTCTGTGAGGAGTTAATCTCAGAAACAGAGCACCCCACACTGCACAAGAATCTGCTCTGCGCCAGAGCTCGGCTTCTTGATGTTCTGCAGACCTCGAAAGAAGCTGTTGTCAGTGCTTACCAAGAATGCAACCATTGGAGAGTGCGTAAAAGGTTGAATACCATCCTGTCCTTTCAGGAATACGAAGCCATCATTTCAGTGGGGCAAGTGGCTGTGAAATCGAGGCCGGCCCGTCAAGCAAAGGATCTCTTCATCCTGTCGAAAAGGAACCGCGTGACTGTCCTTTACGAGGATCCCAAGCGTTACGACCAAGAAGACTGGCTGAAGATCCAGGCAAGCGGAGATCGGATTGGGTGGGTGGAGAGATCCACCTTTACACCAGAATGA